CGATGGATCAACCCATTTCCAAAACACATCACCGCGAATCCGCATGCCGCCCTCCTACGACTTTAGTCTTATATGTGGGGTGCCTCTACCATAGCGCAGCGAAGCGGAAACAACAGCTCCGCCGAGCGGATAATGGCTCATCAATATGACGAAATGTGAGTTATGGTGAAACGAGATAGGCGAGCGGCTATCACCTAGAGCGCCTTTCTCTCCGGACAGAACGTCTGCATCGGAATGCAAATCTTGCCCTTCGATTGCCTCAGCGGCACTATCCATTCCTACAGCCAAACCCGCTTGGCTGAACGGAGAGGTGATGCATGGACATTCAGCGCCGGAACAACGTCAGAGTCCATGGCGAAGGCACTTCGACTCTGGTCTTCTCTCATGGCTTCGGCTGCGATCAGACCATGTGGCATTATCTGTTCAAACACTTCACCAACCGCTTTCGCGTGGTGCTGTATGACTTGGTCGGCGCAGGCAGATCGGATCTGGGTGCGTATGAAAGCGAAAAGTACAGCTCACTGACCGGTTATGCTCAAGACCTGAATGAAGTCATCGATCACTTTGGGCACGGCCCCGTGATCGTTGTCGGTCATTCGGTGAGTGCGATGATCGGAGCACTGGCCGACCGTCTTTTCCCAAATCGCATAGCCGCTCATATCATGGTTGGGCCTTCTCCATGCTATATCGATTCTGATGGCTATGTGGGTGGGTTCAAGCTCGAAGACATTCACTCGCTCCTCCACACTTTGGACAGCAACTATCTGGGATGGTCGAGCGCGATGGCCCCTGCAATCATGGGTTCGCCAGGGCAGCCAGCACTGGGCGATGAACTTACCAATAGTTTCTGCCGCACAGATCCGGAGATCGCGAAGCAATTCGCACGCGTGACCTTCTTATCCGATAATCGCGAAGACATCGCCGGCCTGGATACCCCGACGCTCATCTTGCAATCCACCGATGACCTGATTGCTCCGATGGAAGTGGGCCGGTACATGCATGCAACCTTGCCCTACAGTGTTCTTCATCTCGTTGATAATGTGGGACATTGCCCGCACATGAGCGCTCCACAAGCGTGTGCCAAAGCAATGGACGATTTCCTTCAGCCTTGGGTAGGCGAAAATGTCGGTTGATCAGCCTTTACTGCCAGTGTTCGAAGATCTTTTCGATGGTGCCCCGTGTGGGCTTGTTGTCACCGACGAAGACGGCACGATCCTGCGCAGCAATCGGATTTTCAGCATCTGGATGGGCATCAGCCAGGGGGATCTTGCCCAGCGTCGATTTCAGGATCTCCTGACAATGGGCGGAAAGATCTTTCATCAGACCCATTGGGCGCCCCTCATGCGCATGCAGGGCTCCGTCGCGGAGGTGAAACTTGACCTCAAAAACGCCAGTGGGCAGACAGTCACGATGCTACTCAATGGCGTAAGGCGTGTTCATGCCGATGGCGTTTACTACGAAATGGCGTTGTTCGGGACTACTGATCGGGACAGGTATGAGCGCGAGATTGTGGAGGCACGCCAGCGTGCCGAACAGCTGCTATGGGAGAAAACCAACGCGGAAGCAGCGCTACAGCAGGCAAATTTGGAGCTAGATCTTGCGTATGAAAAATCCCAACAGCGCGCTTTATTTGCTGAGCAAATGGTAGCTATCGCAAGCCACGACCTCAAGAATCCTCTAACCGCGATCAAGATGGCTGGAGACCTGCTGGCACGAGGCGAATGCACACCAAGAGACAGAGAACTACTTCACCACATCAATCAGTCCTCCGAGCGTGCTCAGCGGATGATCGCAGATCTTTTGGACTTTGCCTTGGCCAGGGTAGGCCGTGGAATCGGCATCTCACGCAGTACGGCTGACCTGCACCTGGTCATTGAGAGAAGCGTAAGCGAGCTACGTATTGCCTTCCCGCAAGCAAGAATGATCCATACCCAGGTAGGCGCAGGTATGGCAGAGGTTGACGCTGACAGAATCCATCAGATCATTGGAAATCTGGTGGCTAACAGTGTGGCCTACGGGGATCTTGGACAGCCCATAACGGTCACATCTGCCCTCCAGGGAGAGATGGCCATCCTATCGGTTCATAACGAAGGTACAGCCATACCCGAATCTTCGCTGGGTAACCTCTTCGAGCCGATGACGAGAGTGAGCGAGTTGGACACCGATCTGAGAAGCGTAGGTCTCGGGCTCTTCATAGTACGAGAAATAGCTAAGGCTCATGGCGGCGATGTGGCCGTCGACTCTACAAAAGAAAGTGGCACATCATTTTGCGTAAGCTTCCCCCGAACCGGTGGTGTTCAGCCTCAATAAAAACCTGGCCTACCTAAGGGCTGCGTCAGCGTTTGACGGCACGGAAGAATTGTCTGTCAGGTCATCCGAGATCGCCGAAGGCAGATATTAGCTAAGCTTACCCATGACACAGTGAGCTTCATTACAGTCGTTAGCCGTTCATCTAAGAAAGGTAGTTTGCATGGGTTCTATTTGGGTAGCCATTGCCATCTTCATATGTTTGCTTTCAGCATCCTTAGTGATGATGCACCTCTACCCCAAGCTGGCCGCCCGCCATCGAGATGAAGATACAAATACAGTGGTTCGTCTTGTAGCGAATATTTTTGTGGTAATGACGTCACTTGTGTTCGGCCTGATGATTAATTCAGCCAAGAATACATTCGAAGCGATAGATGCAAACGTGCACACCTATGCAACGAGCCTGATAATTCTAGACCGCTCACTTAGCACATACGGACAGGCCGCCAAAGAGTCTCGTATGCGTTTGCAAGTATATGTTGAAGAAGCCATTGCCAATCCCTATCGTGGGGATCAAGCGCTGCTTCATCAAAAAAGCACCGCTGCCAAATACCTGGACTCTGTGGGTACGGCGCTGAATATGATTACGCCTATTGACCGCTTCCACGAATCCATGATGGTTGATATACGTCAACAGTATCATGGGATTATTGAACAGCGCTGGAAGATCGTGGAACAGTCTGAAGGCTCCATTCCAGGCCCTCTCATAGGAATGCTGGTGGCTTGGATGACACTCATATTTGCCAGCCTGGGGTACCGGGCCCCAAAAAACCCGATGGTCATCAGTATGTTTATGGCGTCGTCGTTTCTCATTGCCGCCTCAGTTTACCTAGTTCTTGATATGAATGTTCCTTTTCATGGGCCAATTCAGGTCTCAGACGCGCCTTTACGTCGAGCGCTCGCCGAGATGCAGTTGTAAATCCGCGCACTCCACTACCAGCTATTCTAAGCGGCTTTCATCGTTCACCTTGGAGGATCGCATTGGGGTTGGCCTGAAGATCGGCGAGGGACAGCGTGTGGGAATTCGGGCAATCCACTATTCCAACGCTGATATCAAACAGCCGAACGAGGGCATTGAGTCCTATGCACTCTTCTATAGCCATCAGATCTAAGTTTTGAACAGGCGCACCTTCTCGTCTTAGTCACTCATAGGGCCTACCTCAATGTGATGCGGAGCAAATTGAGTTCGCTGCATGAGGTAGCTCTGCATAGCTAGGGCGTTCCCGAGCGCAGCGCCTGACGCGGTGTTGTCGAAAATGCACCAGACGGGCACGTTTTTGGTGATGCTGACCTCGAGCTGTGCTGCCAGACGTTGAAGATACTCTTCGGAATAGGCGCTGTAATAAATGCGGGGCACGCCATGCAACCGCCAATAAACCAGCCCTGGCCAGCCACCCGGTAGCGCATCAACTTCGAAACGTGACGGGCTAGCGGCTACCTGGGCTATTTGAAATTCCAAAAGCATGGAATGTGCTGCCCGCCAAGATGAATGCCTGGGCTCAATTGCCACAGGCCCTGGATAGCGTATACGCAGGGATTCAAAAAAATGCTGGGCGACTTTTTCCTCGTATTCCAGCGATGGGGGCAACTGCACCAGCAGGCAACCGAGGCGAGCTTGTAGCTGGCCGCATCGTTCTAGGAACGCATCCAACAGTGCTTCACATCCGCTCAAACGACATTCGTGTGTGATGGCCTGCGGCAGTTTGACCGCAAATCTGAACCCCTCGGGCACCGAAGCAGCCCAGCGAGCATATGTCTGAGGCCGATGTGGTCGATAGAATGAACTGTTGATTTCTACCGCGCCAAAGCGGACGGCATAACGCTGCAAGTGGCTGCCGAGGTGCGGAAAGTCTTGGACGTAGGGGCGTGGCACGCTCCAGCCAGCGCAGCCGAGGTACATCATTGCGTTTCTCCCGTCGCACCTAGCACTCTGGTTTAGTCAGCCGGAAGATATCCAATCGGTCTTAATCCCTTCGAGAAAGCGTCTCGAGGGAAGGTTCCAGTTGGGCACGGCCACCAATAAGCGAACTCGGATGAACTTCGCGCTAAGGTCAGTTGCCTCTGCTTGTATCGGGCACCCTTGCCTGACCGACAGGAGGAAACACCCATGACATTCGGTCGCCCTCTTCTGCTGAGTATCAGCCTTCTGCTCCTGCAGGGTTGTTTTGATGAGCCTAAGCATGTCGATGAAGACGCCAACCGCAGCAAAGCTTCGCTGCAAATGCAGAAGCCAGACGTAGATACCCATGACGAAAAAGCTGAATGATATTTCGTGACACGAGGAGGCTGCAGCCCAGTCGACTCTCTGGCCGAGGGTAAGCAGACCTTGCTCTGATCACGCGCAGCGCTTGAGGATAGTTTTGATCGGACGCCGCACCCGGCGCTTTGAAACATCTCGGGCCTTGATCCAACGGCACGACTCGATCTCGTTTCGGGGGCGCGGCTTGTCGTAGGCCTTGCGAGCTTCGAACAGGTAGTGGATGACCTTGTCTTCCCGGTACATCGTCAGGTAGCGAAGCTCATCGAACGCGAGGCCAGTTTCCTCGACCATCTCGCGCATTGCCGCTTCGAGCGGCGTCTCGTCACGCTCAACGCGTCCCCCTGGCAAGTTCCACTTGGCGTTGCGTTTGCGAACAAACAATACCTCACCGTCTTTGCGCTAGATCACCGTTGCGCGCAATTTGATGCCTTTGCGTTTGGCTGTAGCAGTGTCCATTGCCTTCATGCGCTGCCCTTTTGTAATTGGCTGGCCTAGATCCGGCAGGTTCCTTTCCGAGATTAGATCGTCCTTGTGTCGGTTAGATGACCAGCATAACGATAGCAACGTTCAGTTATCGGCGCCGAATCGTATAATACCCTGCTCGCGTAGGTCGAACGCCTTTCGACGCCTCAATTGAACTTCATCAGATCATGAGAGCCTTCCGTCAAAGGGAGGACACGTGATGAATCCATCGAGAGAGCTTCATTCCACCGTCATCTGCCTGCAGGCTGGCAAGGTATTGCTTGTGCGAAAGGAGGCCCCAGAGTGGTCTCTCCCTGGCGGCAAAATTGATCCAGGCGAAACTCAACTTGACGCGGCACGTCGTGAGCTACAGGAAGAAACCAGTCTGGAACTCACTGACCCTCAGTTCCTGGGGCATCACGTTCTGCAATCTGAAGAGCATTGGCTGTATCGGATGGCCTTAGCTGATCCTACGATACCCCGGCCTTCGCACGAAATAGTCGAGTGTCGCTGGTTCGCGCCCCATGAGATCTCCCGCATTTTGATAAAACCTACGAACATAGAACTGCTCCGGCGGGAGGGATTTATTGCCGCCAACAGATAGTTTCCCCAATTAGTAGCATTGCCAAAATGAGGGTTCCACCTGCTTTACCGGAACAACGACTCGCCCATTCTCAATAAGAACAGGTTTGAGCGCTGGTCGGGCGAGCCAAAGACTTCGCT
The Pseudomonas sp. KU43P genome window above contains:
- a CDS encoding alpha/beta fold hydrolase, encoding MDIQRRNNVRVHGEGTSTLVFSHGFGCDQTMWHYLFKHFTNRFRVVLYDLVGAGRSDLGAYESEKYSSLTGYAQDLNEVIDHFGHGPVIVVGHSVSAMIGALADRLFPNRIAAHIMVGPSPCYIDSDGYVGGFKLEDIHSLLHTLDSNYLGWSSAMAPAIMGSPGQPALGDELTNSFCRTDPEIAKQFARVTFLSDNREDIAGLDTPTLILQSTDDLIAPMEVGRYMHATLPYSVLHLVDNVGHCPHMSAPQACAKAMDDFLQPWVGENVG
- a CDS encoding PAS domain-containing sensor histidine kinase yields the protein MSVDQPLLPVFEDLFDGAPCGLVVTDEDGTILRSNRIFSIWMGISQGDLAQRRFQDLLTMGGKIFHQTHWAPLMRMQGSVAEVKLDLKNASGQTVTMLLNGVRRVHADGVYYEMALFGTTDRDRYEREIVEARQRAEQLLWEKTNAEAALQQANLELDLAYEKSQQRALFAEQMVAIASHDLKNPLTAIKMAGDLLARGECTPRDRELLHHINQSSERAQRMIADLLDFALARVGRGIGISRSTADLHLVIERSVSELRIAFPQARMIHTQVGAGMAEVDADRIHQIIGNLVANSVAYGDLGQPITVTSALQGEMAILSVHNEGTAIPESSLGNLFEPMTRVSELDTDLRSVGLGLFIVREIAKAHGGDVAVDSTKESGTSFCVSFPRTGGVQPQ
- a CDS encoding acyloxyacyl hydrolase; its protein translation is MGQFRSQTRLYVERSPRCSCKSAHSTTSYSKRLSSFTLEDRIGVGLKIGEGQRVGIRAIHYSNADIKQPNEGIESYALFYSHQI
- a CDS encoding DUF72 domain-containing protein, coding for MMYLGCAGWSVPRPYVQDFPHLGSHLQRYAVRFGAVEINSSFYRPHRPQTYARWAASVPEGFRFAVKLPQAITHECRLSGCEALLDAFLERCGQLQARLGCLLVQLPPSLEYEEKVAQHFFESLRIRYPGPVAIEPRHSSWRAAHSMLLEFQIAQVAASPSRFEVDALPGGWPGLVYWRLHGVPRIYYSAYSEEYLQRLAAQLEVSITKNVPVWCIFDNTASGAALGNALAMQSYLMQRTQFAPHHIEVGPMSD
- a CDS encoding NUDIX domain-containing protein — its product is MNPSRELHSTVICLQAGKVLLVRKEAPEWSLPGGKIDPGETQLDAARRELQEETSLELTDPQFLGHHVLQSEEHWLYRMALADPTIPRPSHEIVECRWFAPHEISRILIKPTNIELLRREGFIAANR